Proteins found in one Acanthopagrus latus isolate v.2019 chromosome 3, fAcaLat1.1, whole genome shotgun sequence genomic segment:
- the LOC119017256 gene encoding zinc finger protein 850-like isoform X1 gives MSPAGSPGRVLTAAELQRAVRIVKSVRTVSTTGPVRTSEPEKKFCDWSCRNLSVGSASPEMPKKKEGFRMSPFPQEAAQTDTRERPADVQQLSVSEEEVPPEQQECSSSLDQEEPEHPHIKEEEQEELRTNRAEDDVTRFTLQDLKDLFKQRLLTAAQEDLIGHFETTVCGYEKEIDRQQKLLDVVLKPEIKLRRAERPADVQQLSVSEEEVPPEQQECSSSLDQEEPEHPHIKEEEQEELRTNRAEDDVTRFTLQDLKDLFKQRLLAAAQEDLIGHFETTVCGYEKEIDRQQKLLDVVLKPEIKLRRADIQQLLVSKEEVPTEQPEWSFILDQEETKPLHIKEEQEELWTNQEEEDVTRFIFTPVPVKSEDDDEEKPQSSQMETEADEEFCGGPEPARNSDPDLETDDKTDDSSETEVSDDDENINKDHLGLNSLKNTQNDSHEKPPRCSECGKVFNKISHLNRHMRIHTGEKPFSCSCCGRRFGQKEHLQKHLKCHTGDKPYSCSVCSKCFSQSEHLQLHMRTHTGEKRYICRVCDQRFIWPNQLKRHKCVVVSSQLHQSYTEQMETEADREEDCGGPEPTRTSDPDQHLQLETEDRTEVCDGVRRSTESHLGLNSEKMNGFNSCEKPCSCSVCSKGFNQISHMKRHMRILTGKKTLNCSVCGKRFGQNSHLETHLKNHTGEKSYSCWSCNKCFTQSEHLQKHMTTHTGEKPLGCRVCDQRFTRPHRLQSHKCVGESSQLHQKQTEMEADREDCGGPEPARNFDPDQHLQPESDNRTEDRVSDFSESESDNDDKDWKDPERKCCRCSVCGKTFKHRGNLNTHLRTHTGVKPFSCSVCSKTFSQKSGLDYHLRIHTGEKPFSCSVCGNTYRNKGTLNYHMASHTGVRPFSCSDCGKTFRGTSQLKIHKCDDELLPIHRNHRRTKPLTCSECNVTFPNNYVLMTHIRAHKGKKLFTCTICGTTRQYSSHLEIHMRTHTGEKPYSCSVCGKRFSQRGIMTQHMAVHSGVKPFSCTDCGREFFWQFQIKKHKCLAKSSQQRHTGPARKNCGGSEPGRYLNLYRCLKPDAEKDKLSSENDDNVDLDFWKETRQHQLGFTYCRKNLREKVSENGGCDTGEKPLGCSDNRAATVPKTNDSVDIDLCKQTRQHLSGLNQLKNEDVSVSDKGFNTAKKTSSALFSCLFCGKGFATGGYLTRHIAIHVGEKRLSCIICEKTFTSESVLISHECVEESSQLHQSQTAEQISANKSFICSQCGKGFSRKHNLQVHMRIHTGEKPFGCSVCGKVFSRSESLSFHMMCHTGEKPFHCSVCNTGFIDSESLVKHMRIHTRQTQFSCSVCGKEFAWRRYLTKHMEVHAKENNYRCSVCDERFIQISELHHHQCDRETSQIHDRDTEKKQTEPPVRTPTELMETEADGEDCGRPGPASNSDPEQHLQPETVDKSEDSPEPETDNWKQTREPQFNDYEVPQRDSVGTTDEKLFSCSECGNTFYNGHLLMIHIKNHTEEKVFSGSVCVNQFTERESPSQACTVHDGVHRGTRQEDSETPRIKEEPQELWINQEEDDITSFTFPPVPVKSEVDNEEEKPQSSQLQRHTEEDSGGPEAAQNSDLERHLQPETDDSVDSDFWKETRERPAGLSSLGNDEICESVAGCDSDDKALESEPESDDSDDSDFWKDNKKPEETHRKPHSCSECGKRFLHVHHLKNHMRFHVRQKAPFFCSVCGQECLYKSHLKIHMRTHTGEKPFPCPVCGKRYAHKASMQSHMSIHTANKQYTCQACDKSFGWYTELKYHECVGLSDCRETT, from the exons ATGAGTCCAGCAGGAAGTCCTGGACGTGTTTTAacggctgcagagctgcagagagcag TTCGGATTGTGAAGAGCGTCAGGACTGTCAGCACCACAGGTCCAGTCAGGACTTCAGAACCAGAGAAGAAGTTCTGTGActggagctgcag gAACCTCAGCGTTGGATCAGCGTCTCCTGAG atgcCAAAGAAGAAGGAAGGATTCAGAATGAGCCCGTTCCCTCAAGAAGCAGCGCAGACAGACACCAGAG agcgTCCTGCAGACGTCCAGCAGCTGTCGGTGAGTGAAGAAGAGGTTCCCCCTGAGCAACAGGAGTGcagctccagtctggaccaggagGAACCAGAACAcccacacattaaagaggagGAACAAGAGGAACTTCGGACCAATCGGGCGGAGGATGATGTCACCAGGTTCACATTGCAGGATCTTAAAGATTTATTCAAACAGCGactgctcactgcagctcaaGAAGATCTGATTGGACATTTTGAGACAACAGTATGTGGATATGAAAAGGAGATCGACCGGCAACAGAAACTGCTGGATGTGGTTTTGAAGCCTGAAATAAAGCTGCGAAGAGCAG agcgTCCTGCAGACGTCCAGCAGCTGTCGGTGAGTGAAGAAGAGGTTCCCCCTGAGCAACAGGAGTGcagctccagtctggaccaggagGAACCAGAACAcccacacattaaagaggagGAACAAGAGGAACTTCGGACCAATCGGGCGGAGGATGATGTCACCAGGTTCACATTGCAGGATCTTAAAGATTTATTCAAACAGCGACTGCTCGCTGCAGCTCAAGAAGATCTGATTGGACATTTTGAGACAACAGTATGTGGATATGAAAAGGAGATCGACCGGCAACAGAAACTGCTGGATGTGGTTTTGAAGCCTGAAATAAAGCTGCGAAGAGCAG ACATCCAGCAGCTATTGGTGAGTAAAGAAGAGGTTCCTACTGAGCAGCCAGAGTGGAGCTTCATCCTGGACCAGGAGGAAACAAAACCCctacacattaaagaggaacaaGAGGAACTCTGGACCaatcaggaggaggaagatgtcaCCAGGttcatcttcactcctgtccctgtgaagagtgaagatgatgatgaagaaaaacctcagtcctcacagatggagacagaagctGATGAAGAGTTCTGTGGAGGACCAGAACCAGCCAGGAACTCAGATCCAGATCTTGAGACTGACGACAAGACTGATGACTCTTCTGAGACTGAAgttagtgatgatgatgaaaacatcaacaaagaTCATTTAGGTTTAAACTCtctgaaaaacactcaaaatgaTTCTCATGAGAAACCACCACGCTGCTCTGAGTGTGGGAAAGTATTTAATAAAATCTCACATCTAAACAGACACATGAGgattcacacaggagagaaaccgtTCAGTTGTTCATGTTGTGGCAGAAGATTCGGCCAGAAGGAACATctgcagaaacatttgaaatgccACACAGGAGATAAACCTTACAGTTGTTCAGTTTGTAgtaaatgtttttctcagtcTGAACATTTACAGTTACACATGAGAACGCATACAGGAGAGAAACGGTACATCTGTAGAGTCTGTGACCAAAGATTCATCTGGCCTAATCAACTCAAAAGACAcaagtgtgttgttgtgtcctcacagcttcatcagAGTTATACtgaacagatggagacagaagctgacagagaggaggactgTGGAGGACCAGAACCGACCAGGACCTCTGACCCAGATCAACATTTACAACTTGAGACTGAAGACAGGACTGAAGTCTGCGATGGTGTTAGAAGGAGCACAGAATCTCATTTAGGTTTGAATTCTGAGAAAATGAATGGGTTTAATTCTTGTGAGAAACCATGTAGCTGCTCTGTCTGCAGTAAAGGATTTAACCAGATCTCACATATGAAGAGACACATGAGAATTctcacaggaaagaaaacattaaattgtTCAGTTTGTGGTAAAAGATTTGGCCAGAATTCACATCTTgagacacatttgaaaaaccACACAGGAGAAAAATCTTACAGCTGCTGGTCTTGTAATAAATGTTTCACACAATCTgaacatttacagaaacacatgacaacacacacaggagagaagccGCTCGGCTGCAGAGTCTGTGACCAAAGATTCACTCGGCCTCATCGACTCCAATCACACAAGTGTGTGGGTGAGTCTTCACAGcttcatcaaaaacaaactgagatgGAAGCTGATAGAGAGGACTGTGGGGGACCAGAACCAGCCAGGAACTTCGATCCAGATCAACATTTACAGCCTGAGTCTGACAACAGGACTGAAGACAGAGTTTCAGACTTTTCTGAGTCTGAGAGTGACAACGATGATAAAGACTGGAAGGATCCTGAGAGGAAATGTTGTcgctgctctgtgtgtggtaaaacatttaaacatcgAGGAAATCTTAATACACATCTGAGAACTCACACAGGAGTGAAACCATTCAGTTGCTCTGTGTGCAGCAAAACTTTTTCTCAGAAATCAGGTCTGGACTACCATTTGAGgattcacacaggagaaaaaccGTTCAGCTGCTCGGTTTGTGGGAACACTTACAGAAACAAAGGAACTCTGAATTACCACATGGCGAGCCACACCGGGGTGAGACCGTTCAGCTGCAGCGACTGTGGCAAAACATTCAGGGGGACGTCACAGCTTAAAATTCACAAGTGTGATGATGAGTTGTTACCGATCCACAGAAACCACAGACGCACTAAACCACTGACCTGCTCTGAATGTAACGTAACGTTTCCCAACAACTATGTTCTTATGACACATATAAGAGCGCACAAAGGCAAGAAACTTTTTACTTGCACAATTTGTGGCACAACACGGCAGTACAGTTCCCATCTAGAGATCCACATGAGAACCCATACAGGAGAGAAACCCtacagctgctctgtctgtggTAAAAGATTTTCACAAAGAGGAATCATGACGCAGCACATGGCCGTCCACTCAGGGGTGAAACCGTTCAGCTGCACTGACTGTGGGAGAGAATTCTTTTGGcagtttcaaattaaaaaacacaagtgtctTGCCAAATCCTCACAGCAAAGACACACTGGTCCTGCTAGAAAGAACTGTGGAGGATCAGAACCAGGCCGATACTTGAACCtatacagatgtttaaaaccAGATGCTGAGAAAGACAAGTTGTCTTCAGAAAACGATGACAATGTTGACCTTGACTTTTGGAAAGAGACCAGGCAACATCAGTTAGGTTTCACCTACTGCAGGAAAAATCTGAGAGAGAAAGTATCTGAGAACGGGGGCTGTGACACTGGAGAGAAACCCCTTGGCTGCTCTGACAACAGAGCTGCAACTGTACCAAAGACCAATGACAGTGTTGACATAGATCTCTGTAAACAGACCAGGCAGCATCTGTCAGGTCTAAACCAGCTGAAGAATGAGGACGTCTCTGTGAGTGATAAAGGATTTAATACTGCCAAGAAAACATCCAGCGCCTTGTTTAGCTGCTTATTTTGTGGGAAAGGCTTTGCAACAGGAGGATATCTTACAAGACACATTGCCATCCATGTTGGAGAGAAACGACTCAGTTGTATCATTTGTGAGAAAACATTCACTTCAGAGTCGGTGCTTATAAGCCACGAATGTGTTGAAGAGTCTTCACAGCTTCATCAGAGCCAGACTGCAGAACAGATTTCTGCCAATAAATCGTTTATTTGCTCTCAGTGCGGAAAAGGATTTAGCCGTAAGCACAATCTACAGGTACACATGAGAATTCACACCGGTGAGAAACCATTCGGCTGCTCAGTTTGTGGAAAAGTATTTTCCAGGAGTGAAAGTTTAAGTTTTCACATGATGTGTCACACAGGGGAAAAGCCTTTCCACTGTTCGGTCTGTAACACAGGTTTTATAGACAGCGAATCTTTAGTCAaacacatgagaatccacacgAGACAAACACAGTTCAGTTGCTCAGTTTGTGGGAAAGAATTTGCATGGAGAAGATATCTGACGAAACATATGGAAGTCCATGCAAAGGAGAACAACTACAGGTGCAGTGTTTGTGACGAAAGATTCATCCAGATTTCTGAACTTCATCACCAccagtgtgacagagaaacatcacagattcatgacagagacactgagaaaaaacagacagaaccTCCAGTCAGAACCCCAACTGaactgatggagacagaagcTGATGGAGAGGACTGTGGAAGACCAGGTCCAGCCAGCAACTCTGATCCAGAGCAACATTTACAACCTGAGACTGTAGACAAGTCTGAAGACTCTCCTGAACCTGAGACCGATAACTGGAAGCAGACGAGAGAACCTCAGTTCAATGATTATGAAGTTCCTCAGAGAGATTCAGTCGGTACGACTGATGAGAAactcttcagctgctctgagtgTGGGAACACTTTTTATAACGGTCACCTTCTGATGATCCACATAAAAAATCATACAGAAGAGAAAGTGTTCAGTGGCTCAGTGTGTGTCAATCAATTTACTGAAAGAGAAAGTCCAAGTCAAGCCTGTACGGTCCATGATGGGGTCCACAGAGGAACGAGGCAGGAGGATTCAGAGACCCCACGTATTAAAGAGGAACCACAGGAACTCTGGATCaatcaggaggaggatgataTCACCAGCTTTACATTCCCTCCTGTCCCTGTGAAGAGTGAAGTTGATAATGAGGAAGAGAAGCCTCAGTCCTCACAGCTTCAAAGACATACTGAAGAGGACAGTGGAGGACCTGAAGCAGCTCAGAACTCAGATCTAGAGAGACATTTACAACCTGAGACTGATGACAGTGTTGACAGTGATTTCTGGAAGGAGACCAGAGAACGTCCGGCAGGTTTGTCCTCTTTAGGAAATGATGAAATCTGTGAAAGTGTTGCAGGATGTGATTCTGATGATAAGGCGTTAGAGTCTGAACCTGAGAGTGACGACAGCGACGACAGTGATTTTtggaaagacaacaaaaaacctGAGGAAACTCACAGGAAACCACACAGCTGCTCCGAGTGTGGTAAAAGGTTCCTCCATGTTCATCATCTGAAGAACCACATGAGGTTTCATGTTAGACAGAAAGCTCCAttcttttgttctgtctgtggtCAGGAGTGTCTTTACAAGTCCCACCTGAAGATCCACATGAGGACTCACACTGGAGAGAAGCCGTTCCCCTGCCCAGTCTGCGGGAAAAGATATGCACACAAGGCGAGTATGCAGTCACACATGTCCATCCACACTGCGAACAAACAATACACCTGCCAAGCCTGTGACAAAAGCTTTGGTTGGTATACAGAACTTAAATACCATGAATGTGTCGGcttgtctgactgcagagaAACCACGTAG
- the LOC119017256 gene encoding zinc finger protein 91-like isoform X3: MSPAGSPGRVLTAAELQRAVRIVKSVRTVSTTGPVRTSEPEKKFCDWSCRNLSVGSASPEMPKKKEGFRMSPFPQEAAQTDTRERPADVQQLSVSEEEVPPEQQECSSSLDQEEPEHPHIKEEEQEELRTNRAEDDVTRFTLQDLKDLFKQRLLTAAQEDLIGHFETTVCGYEKEIDRQQKLLDVVLKPEIKLRRAERPADVQQLSVSEEEVPPEQQECSSSLDQEEPEHPHIKEEEQEELRTNRAEDDVTRFTLQDLKDLFKQRLLAAAQEDLIGHFETTVCGYEKEIDRQQKLLDVVLKPEIKLRRADIQQLLVSKEEVPTEQPEWSFILDQEETKPLHIKEEQEELWTNQEEEDVTRFIFTPVPVKSEDDDEEKPQSSQMETEADEEFCGGPEPARNSDPDLETDDKTDDSSETELHQSYTEQMETEADREEDCGGPEPTRTSDPDQHLQLETEDRTEVCDGVRRSTESHLGLNSEKMNGFNSCEKPCSCSVCSKGFNQISHMKRHMRILTGKKTLNCSVCGKRFGQNSHLETHLKNHTGEKSYSCWSCNKCFTQSEHLQKHMTTHTGEKPLGCRVCDQRFTRPHRLQSHKCVGESSQLHQKQTEMEADREDCGGPEPARNFDPDQHLQPESDNRTEDRVSDFSESESDNDDKDWKDPERKCCRCSVCGKTFKHRGNLNTHLRTHTGVKPFSCSVCSKTFSQKSGLDYHLRIHTGEKPFSCSVCGNTYRNKGTLNYHMASHTGVRPFSCSDCGKTFRGTSQLKIHKCDDELLPIHRNHRRTKPLTCSECNVTFPNNYVLMTHIRAHKGKKLFTCTICGTTRQYSSHLEIHMRTHTGEKPYSCSVCGKRFSQRGIMTQHMAVHSGVKPFSCTDCGREFFWQFQIKKHKCLAKSSQQRHTGPARKNCGGSEPGRYLNLYRCLKPDAEKDKLSSENDDNVDLDFWKETRQHQLGFTYCRKNLREKVSENGGCDTGEKPLGCSDNRAATVPKTNDSVDIDLCKQTRQHLSGLNQLKNEDVSVSDKGFNTAKKTSSALFSCLFCGKGFATGGYLTRHIAIHVGEKRLSCIICEKTFTSESVLISHECVEESSQLHQSQTAEQISANKSFICSQCGKGFSRKHNLQVHMRIHTGEKPFGCSVCGKVFSRSESLSFHMMCHTGEKPFHCSVCNTGFIDSESLVKHMRIHTRQTQFSCSVCGKEFAWRRYLTKHMEVHAKENNYRCSVCDERFIQISELHHHQCDRETSQIHDRDTEKKQTEPPVRTPTELMETEADGEDCGRPGPASNSDPEQHLQPETVDKSEDSPEPETDNWKQTREPQFNDYEVPQRDSVGTTDEKLFSCSECGNTFYNGHLLMIHIKNHTEEKVFSGSVCVNQFTERESPSQACTVHDGVHRGTRQEDSETPRIKEEPQELWINQEEDDITSFTFPPVPVKSEVDNEEEKPQSSQLQRHTEEDSGGPEAAQNSDLERHLQPETDDSVDSDFWKETRERPAGLSSLGNDEICESVAGCDSDDKALESEPESDDSDDSDFWKDNKKPEETHRKPHSCSECGKRFLHVHHLKNHMRFHVRQKAPFFCSVCGQECLYKSHLKIHMRTHTGEKPFPCPVCGKRYAHKASMQSHMSIHTANKQYTCQACDKSFGWYTELKYHECVGLSDCRETT; encoded by the exons ATGAGTCCAGCAGGAAGTCCTGGACGTGTTTTAacggctgcagagctgcagagagcag TTCGGATTGTGAAGAGCGTCAGGACTGTCAGCACCACAGGTCCAGTCAGGACTTCAGAACCAGAGAAGAAGTTCTGTGActggagctgcag gAACCTCAGCGTTGGATCAGCGTCTCCTGAG atgcCAAAGAAGAAGGAAGGATTCAGAATGAGCCCGTTCCCTCAAGAAGCAGCGCAGACAGACACCAGAG agcgTCCTGCAGACGTCCAGCAGCTGTCGGTGAGTGAAGAAGAGGTTCCCCCTGAGCAACAGGAGTGcagctccagtctggaccaggagGAACCAGAACAcccacacattaaagaggagGAACAAGAGGAACTTCGGACCAATCGGGCGGAGGATGATGTCACCAGGTTCACATTGCAGGATCTTAAAGATTTATTCAAACAGCGactgctcactgcagctcaaGAAGATCTGATTGGACATTTTGAGACAACAGTATGTGGATATGAAAAGGAGATCGACCGGCAACAGAAACTGCTGGATGTGGTTTTGAAGCCTGAAATAAAGCTGCGAAGAGCAG agcgTCCTGCAGACGTCCAGCAGCTGTCGGTGAGTGAAGAAGAGGTTCCCCCTGAGCAACAGGAGTGcagctccagtctggaccaggagGAACCAGAACAcccacacattaaagaggagGAACAAGAGGAACTTCGGACCAATCGGGCGGAGGATGATGTCACCAGGTTCACATTGCAGGATCTTAAAGATTTATTCAAACAGCGACTGCTCGCTGCAGCTCAAGAAGATCTGATTGGACATTTTGAGACAACAGTATGTGGATATGAAAAGGAGATCGACCGGCAACAGAAACTGCTGGATGTGGTTTTGAAGCCTGAAATAAAGCTGCGAAGAGCAG ACATCCAGCAGCTATTGGTGAGTAAAGAAGAGGTTCCTACTGAGCAGCCAGAGTGGAGCTTCATCCTGGACCAGGAGGAAACAAAACCCctacacattaaagaggaacaaGAGGAACTCTGGACCaatcaggaggaggaagatgtcaCCAGGttcatcttcactcctgtccctgtgaagagtgaagatgatgatgaagaaaaacctcagtcctcacagatggagacagaagctGATGAAGAGTTCTGTGGAGGACCAGAACCAGCCAGGAACTCAGATCCAGATCTTGAGACTGACGACAAGACTGATGACTCTTCTGAGACTGAA cttcatcagAGTTATACtgaacagatggagacagaagctgacagagaggaggactgTGGAGGACCAGAACCGACCAGGACCTCTGACCCAGATCAACATTTACAACTTGAGACTGAAGACAGGACTGAAGTCTGCGATGGTGTTAGAAGGAGCACAGAATCTCATTTAGGTTTGAATTCTGAGAAAATGAATGGGTTTAATTCTTGTGAGAAACCATGTAGCTGCTCTGTCTGCAGTAAAGGATTTAACCAGATCTCACATATGAAGAGACACATGAGAATTctcacaggaaagaaaacattaaattgtTCAGTTTGTGGTAAAAGATTTGGCCAGAATTCACATCTTgagacacatttgaaaaaccACACAGGAGAAAAATCTTACAGCTGCTGGTCTTGTAATAAATGTTTCACACAATCTgaacatttacagaaacacatgacaacacacacaggagagaagccGCTCGGCTGCAGAGTCTGTGACCAAAGATTCACTCGGCCTCATCGACTCCAATCACACAAGTGTGTGGGTGAGTCTTCACAGcttcatcaaaaacaaactgagatgGAAGCTGATAGAGAGGACTGTGGGGGACCAGAACCAGCCAGGAACTTCGATCCAGATCAACATTTACAGCCTGAGTCTGACAACAGGACTGAAGACAGAGTTTCAGACTTTTCTGAGTCTGAGAGTGACAACGATGATAAAGACTGGAAGGATCCTGAGAGGAAATGTTGTcgctgctctgtgtgtggtaaaacatttaaacatcgAGGAAATCTTAATACACATCTGAGAACTCACACAGGAGTGAAACCATTCAGTTGCTCTGTGTGCAGCAAAACTTTTTCTCAGAAATCAGGTCTGGACTACCATTTGAGgattcacacaggagaaaaaccGTTCAGCTGCTCGGTTTGTGGGAACACTTACAGAAACAAAGGAACTCTGAATTACCACATGGCGAGCCACACCGGGGTGAGACCGTTCAGCTGCAGCGACTGTGGCAAAACATTCAGGGGGACGTCACAGCTTAAAATTCACAAGTGTGATGATGAGTTGTTACCGATCCACAGAAACCACAGACGCACTAAACCACTGACCTGCTCTGAATGTAACGTAACGTTTCCCAACAACTATGTTCTTATGACACATATAAGAGCGCACAAAGGCAAGAAACTTTTTACTTGCACAATTTGTGGCACAACACGGCAGTACAGTTCCCATCTAGAGATCCACATGAGAACCCATACAGGAGAGAAACCCtacagctgctctgtctgtggTAAAAGATTTTCACAAAGAGGAATCATGACGCAGCACATGGCCGTCCACTCAGGGGTGAAACCGTTCAGCTGCACTGACTGTGGGAGAGAATTCTTTTGGcagtttcaaattaaaaaacacaagtgtctTGCCAAATCCTCACAGCAAAGACACACTGGTCCTGCTAGAAAGAACTGTGGAGGATCAGAACCAGGCCGATACTTGAACCtatacagatgtttaaaaccAGATGCTGAGAAAGACAAGTTGTCTTCAGAAAACGATGACAATGTTGACCTTGACTTTTGGAAAGAGACCAGGCAACATCAGTTAGGTTTCACCTACTGCAGGAAAAATCTGAGAGAGAAAGTATCTGAGAACGGGGGCTGTGACACTGGAGAGAAACCCCTTGGCTGCTCTGACAACAGAGCTGCAACTGTACCAAAGACCAATGACAGTGTTGACATAGATCTCTGTAAACAGACCAGGCAGCATCTGTCAGGTCTAAACCAGCTGAAGAATGAGGACGTCTCTGTGAGTGATAAAGGATTTAATACTGCCAAGAAAACATCCAGCGCCTTGTTTAGCTGCTTATTTTGTGGGAAAGGCTTTGCAACAGGAGGATATCTTACAAGACACATTGCCATCCATGTTGGAGAGAAACGACTCAGTTGTATCATTTGTGAGAAAACATTCACTTCAGAGTCGGTGCTTATAAGCCACGAATGTGTTGAAGAGTCTTCACAGCTTCATCAGAGCCAGACTGCAGAACAGATTTCTGCCAATAAATCGTTTATTTGCTCTCAGTGCGGAAAAGGATTTAGCCGTAAGCACAATCTACAGGTACACATGAGAATTCACACCGGTGAGAAACCATTCGGCTGCTCAGTTTGTGGAAAAGTATTTTCCAGGAGTGAAAGTTTAAGTTTTCACATGATGTGTCACACAGGGGAAAAGCCTTTCCACTGTTCGGTCTGTAACACAGGTTTTATAGACAGCGAATCTTTAGTCAaacacatgagaatccacacgAGACAAACACAGTTCAGTTGCTCAGTTTGTGGGAAAGAATTTGCATGGAGAAGATATCTGACGAAACATATGGAAGTCCATGCAAAGGAGAACAACTACAGGTGCAGTGTTTGTGACGAAAGATTCATCCAGATTTCTGAACTTCATCACCAccagtgtgacagagaaacatcacagattcatgacagagacactgagaaaaaacagacagaaccTCCAGTCAGAACCCCAACTGaactgatggagacagaagcTGATGGAGAGGACTGTGGAAGACCAGGTCCAGCCAGCAACTCTGATCCAGAGCAACATTTACAACCTGAGACTGTAGACAAGTCTGAAGACTCTCCTGAACCTGAGACCGATAACTGGAAGCAGACGAGAGAACCTCAGTTCAATGATTATGAAGTTCCTCAGAGAGATTCAGTCGGTACGACTGATGAGAAactcttcagctgctctgagtgTGGGAACACTTTTTATAACGGTCACCTTCTGATGATCCACATAAAAAATCATACAGAAGAGAAAGTGTTCAGTGGCTCAGTGTGTGTCAATCAATTTACTGAAAGAGAAAGTCCAAGTCAAGCCTGTACGGTCCATGATGGGGTCCACAGAGGAACGAGGCAGGAGGATTCAGAGACCCCACGTATTAAAGAGGAACCACAGGAACTCTGGATCaatcaggaggaggatgataTCACCAGCTTTACATTCCCTCCTGTCCCTGTGAAGAGTGAAGTTGATAATGAGGAAGAGAAGCCTCAGTCCTCACAGCTTCAAAGACATACTGAAGAGGACAGTGGAGGACCTGAAGCAGCTCAGAACTCAGATCTAGAGAGACATTTACAACCTGAGACTGATGACAGTGTTGACAGTGATTTCTGGAAGGAGACCAGAGAACGTCCGGCAGGTTTGTCCTCTTTAGGAAATGATGAAATCTGTGAAAGTGTTGCAGGATGTGATTCTGATGATAAGGCGTTAGAGTCTGAACCTGAGAGTGACGACAGCGACGACAGTGATTTTtggaaagacaacaaaaaacctGAGGAAACTCACAGGAAACCACACAGCTGCTCCGAGTGTGGTAAAAGGTTCCTCCATGTTCATCATCTGAAGAACCACATGAGGTTTCATGTTAGACAGAAAGCTCCAttcttttgttctgtctgtggtCAGGAGTGTCTTTACAAGTCCCACCTGAAGATCCACATGAGGACTCACACTGGAGAGAAGCCGTTCCCCTGCCCAGTCTGCGGGAAAAGATATGCACACAAGGCGAGTATGCAGTCACACATGTCCATCCACACTGCGAACAAACAATACACCTGCCAAGCCTGTGACAAAAGCTTTGGTTGGTATACAGAACTTAAATACCATGAATGTGTCGGcttgtctgactgcagagaAACCACGTAG